The Streptomyces sp. Mut1 genome window below encodes:
- a CDS encoding nucleotidyl transferase AbiEii/AbiGii toxin family protein, translating into MPELHTRLLADVIALGSPYPLVLTGGYAVRAHRLVSRPSQDLDVATENPAPMAAIATTLCAGLESRGWQVQALETAPLSARFTVTDPATGQDCEVDILKEIFSRPVSQSRYGPVLAEEDVIGTKVRALGDRGAPRDLIDVFAASRRWSNADLEDFGRRHARGRFEREDLQANLTGAEWTDDEAFAAYGLDDATITALRTWALEWADDLAARLLEEADDPDVN; encoded by the coding sequence ATGCCGGAGCTGCACACTCGGCTTCTGGCGGACGTGATCGCGCTGGGCTCTCCGTATCCGCTCGTCCTCACCGGCGGATACGCCGTCCGGGCACACCGCCTGGTGAGCCGGCCGAGCCAGGACCTCGATGTCGCCACCGAGAATCCGGCGCCCATGGCCGCGATCGCGACCACGCTGTGTGCCGGCCTGGAATCCCGGGGCTGGCAGGTGCAGGCGCTTGAGACCGCCCCGTTGTCCGCCCGCTTCACGGTGACCGACCCTGCGACCGGTCAGGATTGCGAGGTCGACATCCTCAAGGAGATCTTTTCGCGGCCGGTATCGCAGAGCCGGTACGGGCCCGTCCTCGCTGAGGAGGACGTGATCGGGACGAAGGTCCGTGCCCTCGGCGACCGGGGGGCGCCGCGCGATCTGATCGACGTGTTCGCGGCCTCCCGCCGCTGGTCCAACGCGGATCTTGAGGACTTCGGCCGGCGCCACGCCCGTGGCCGCTTCGAGCGCGAGGACCTGCAGGCGAATCTCACTGGCGCGGAGTGGACCGACGACGAGGCCTTCGCCGCGTACGGACTCGATGACGCCACCATCACCGCTCTTCGTACCTGGGCCCTGGAGTGGGCCGATGACCTCGCGGCGCGCCTGCTCGAAGAGGCAGACGATCCGGACGTCAACTGA
- a CDS encoding MOSC domain-containing protein: MKSHGMKVLSVNIGRPRPNPWKGLSATGIDKRPVDGPVAVTAPGPKGTGAVGLAGDRAYDVKHHGGTDQAVYAYAREDLDGWEGEFGRPLTGGVFGENLTTLGVEVNGALIGERWRIGPDVVLEVSCPRIPCATFQGWLAREGWLKRFTRAALPGAYLRVIEPGEIRGGDPLEIVHRPAHEVTVAMSFRAMTLEPELFPLLAVADALPEETKERLRRRTSL; the protein is encoded by the coding sequence ATGAAGTCCCACGGCATGAAGGTGCTCTCCGTCAACATCGGCCGTCCCCGCCCCAATCCGTGGAAGGGGCTGAGCGCGACCGGCATCGACAAGCGGCCGGTCGACGGTCCGGTCGCGGTGACGGCTCCCGGGCCCAAGGGCACCGGAGCCGTCGGGCTGGCCGGTGACCGGGCCTACGACGTGAAGCATCACGGTGGCACCGACCAGGCCGTCTACGCGTACGCGCGCGAGGATCTCGACGGCTGGGAGGGTGAATTCGGCCGGCCGCTCACGGGCGGGGTGTTCGGCGAGAACCTGACCACTCTCGGGGTGGAGGTGAACGGGGCGCTGATCGGTGAGCGGTGGCGGATCGGGCCGGACGTCGTCCTGGAGGTGTCGTGTCCGCGGATTCCGTGTGCGACGTTCCAGGGGTGGCTGGCGCGGGAGGGATGGCTCAAGCGGTTCACGCGGGCTGCCCTGCCGGGTGCGTATCTGCGCGTGATCGAACCCGGCGAGATCCGCGGCGGCGACCCGCTGGAGATCGTGCACCGGCCCGCCCATGAGGTGACCGTCGCGATGTCGTTCCGGGCGATGACCCTGGAGCCGGAACTGTTCCCGCTGCTCGCCGTCGCCGACGCGCTGCCCGAGGAGACGAAGGAGCGGCTTCGCCGACGCACCTCTCTGTAG
- a CDS encoding helix-turn-helix domain-containing protein, translated as MSDDYLVRIGKLIRDARQHRGWTQSQLAEALGTSQSAVNRIERGNQNISLEMIARIGEALDSEIVSLGYAGPMHLRVVGGRRLSGSIDVKTSKNACVALLCASLLNKGRTVLRRVARIEEVYRLLEVLNSIGVRARWINDGTDLEIVPPARLDMDAIDADAARRTRSIIMFLGPLLHRMDAFKLPYAGGCDLGTRTIEPHMIALRRFGLDIAATEGIYHARVDHSVTPGRPIVLTERGDTVTENALLAAARHDGTTVIRNASSNYMVQDLCFFLEALGVRVEGVGTTTLTVHGLPSIDVDVDYSPSEDPVEAMSLLAAAVVTESELTIRRVPIEFLEIELAVLEEMGVDCDRTPEYAADNGRTRLVDLTVRPSKLEAPIDKIHPMPFPGLNIDNVPFFAAIAASAHGQTLIHDWVYDNRAIYLTDLNRLGGRLQLLDPHRVLVEGPTRWRAAEMMCPPALRPAVVVLLAMMAAEGTSVLRNVYVINRGYEELAERLNSVGAQIEIFRDI; from the coding sequence ATGTCAGATGACTACCTCGTACGTATCGGCAAGCTCATCCGTGACGCCCGTCAGCACCGGGGCTGGACACAGAGCCAGCTTGCCGAGGCGCTCGGAACCAGCCAGAGCGCCGTGAACCGCATCGAGCGCGGCAATCAAAACATCAGCCTTGAGATGATCGCCCGCATCGGTGAAGCACTCGACAGCGAAATCGTGTCGCTCGGCTACGCCGGCCCCATGCATCTGCGCGTGGTCGGAGGACGACGGCTCTCCGGGTCCATCGACGTCAAGACGAGTAAGAACGCCTGCGTGGCGCTGCTCTGCGCCTCACTGCTCAACAAGGGCCGTACGGTGCTGCGCCGGGTGGCCCGCATCGAGGAGGTCTACCGCCTCCTCGAAGTGCTCAACTCCATCGGCGTGCGCGCCCGCTGGATCAACGACGGCACCGACCTGGAGATCGTCCCGCCGGCCCGGCTCGACATGGACGCCATCGACGCCGACGCCGCCCGCCGCACGCGCTCCATCATCATGTTCCTCGGCCCGCTGCTGCACCGCATGGACGCGTTCAAGCTGCCGTACGCGGGCGGCTGCGACCTCGGTACGCGGACGATCGAGCCGCACATGATCGCGCTGCGCCGCTTCGGCCTGGACATCGCCGCGACCGAGGGCATCTACCACGCCCGGGTCGACCACTCCGTCACGCCCGGCCGCCCCATCGTGCTGACCGAGCGCGGCGACACCGTGACCGAGAACGCCCTGCTGGCCGCCGCCCGTCACGACGGCACCACGGTCATCCGCAACGCCTCCTCCAACTACATGGTCCAGGACCTGTGCTTCTTCCTGGAGGCGCTGGGCGTACGGGTGGAGGGCGTCGGCACGACGACGCTCACCGTCCACGGCCTGCCCTCCATCGACGTGGACGTGGACTACTCCCCGTCCGAGGACCCGGTCGAGGCGATGAGCCTGCTGGCCGCCGCCGTCGTCACGGAGTCGGAGCTGACGATCCGCCGGGTGCCGATCGAGTTCCTGGAGATCGAACTGGCGGTCCTGGAGGAGATGGGCGTCGACTGCGACCGCACCCCGGAGTACGCGGCGGACAACGGCCGCACCCGCCTGGTCGACCTGACGGTCCGCCCCTCCAAACTGGAGGCGCCGATCGACAAGATCCACCCGATGCCGTTCCCCGGCCTCAACATCGACAACGTCCCGTTCTTCGCGGCCATCGCGGCCTCGGCGCACGGCCAGACCCTGATCCACGACTGGGTCTACGACAACCGCGCCATCTACCTCACCGACCTCAACCGCCTGGGCGGCCGCCTCCAGCTCCTGGACCCCCACCGCGTCCTGGTCGAGGGCCCGACCCGCTGGCGCGCCGCCGAAATGATGTGCCCCCCGGCCCTGCGCCCGGCGGTGGTGGTCCTGCTCGCCATGATGGCGGCGGAGGGCACGTCGGTCCTGCGCAACGTGTACGTGATCAACCGGGGCTACGAGGAGCTGGCGGAGCGGCTGAACTCGGTGGGGGCGCAGATCGAGATCTTCCGGGATATCTGA